The DNA sequence GTGTCAAATTACATGTATACACTCTCACATTCAACCCCCCACAATAACTTTCagaactcataaaaaaaaaaagtgcatgaaataagaAGCAACAGTCTAAGCGACCTATTTTAAGGAGACTAAGGCCCAAAGCGGAAAGCATGTAGCGAGCGTGTCTTAACAAATATGTCTCAGGAACATAGCCAATTAGATCGTCCTCCTGCATTCTTTTCAAAACACGCACTTTGACATTGATTTGTTCTTCTCATGATGGACTTCCCAATATGTTGACATGACAGAGTGTGAAGTTAATAACAATCCTTGGGTTTTGGttggcaaaaaagaaagaaagaaaaaaaaaaaagcaactgatTGTACCTGTAGGTAAAAATGTGTTATGTAATCAATTCAAATGTCCCAAAACCTAAAGTGACTCACCAAAGGATGCAGGGGAACAGAGCGGAAGATGGTATTGGGGAAGACAATGTGAAGTGTCTCAAGAGGAagaataattaattacaaattaattaCTCGCTTATGTATCAAAAACACCCAATaatcactacaaaaaaaaaaaacatacctttCTATCCAAGCAGTGTTGAGCTTTAACAAACCTCTCCGAAACGGATTCTCCCAAGACAATGCGGTGAGTTAACGCTGGCTTTCAGTGGAAGGAGAACGGGAGCGGGAACGAGATTGAGACCGGGAGCCAGGGCCTTCCTCATGAGGAGGACGTGGAGGAGGGCTAGCGGATATGGAACGTTTGTTTGGATCCGCCGACTTGGAGTTAGGGAGGGTTGCGTTGCCAGTTGGGGAGCGGCTGCAGGAGCGACTGCGGGTTTTGGCTGGGCTGCCGGAGCGTCTGGGACTGCGAGAGCGCCCCGGACTGCCGGAGCGCCTGGGACTGCGAGAGCGTCTGGGACTGCCGGAGCGCCCGGGACTGCGAGAGCGTCTGGGACTGCGAGAGCGCCTGGGACTGCCGGAGCGCCTGGGACTGCCGGAGCGCCTGGGACTGCCGGAGCGCCTGGGACTGCCGGAGCGCCGAGGACTGCCGGAGCGCCCGGGACTGCCGGAGCGCCGAGGACTGCCGGAGCGCCGAGGACTGCCGGAGCGCCGAGGACTGCCGGAGCGCCTGGGACTGCCAGGGCGCCCGGGACTGCCGGAGCGCCTGGGACTGCCGGAGCGCCTAGGACTGCCGGAGCGCCTAGGACTGCCAGGGCGCCCGGGACTGCCAGGGCGCCTGGGACTGCCAGAGCGCCTGTGACTGCCGGATGAAGAGCGATCACGGGATCGAGAACGTGAGCAGGAACGGGAGCGAGATGAACTCCTGGAGCGGGAACGACTTCTTGACCTTCAGAATGCAACAACAGTGAAGAGTTAACTATCGAGGTAGGCAGGTAGTATGTAGGTAAGTCAGTTACAGTTATTAGTAGGGTAGGTAAGGGTAGGACATTTAAGATTTTGAGTTGAATTTcagagaaaaatgttttttttatccctgCCTATCTAATTCAGCAAAGGCCCGATTGTCTCTGAAAGATAATCCCAAGTGATCATCCTACAGCGAAATCTTAATTCAGAGGGGTTTTTCCAATCCTTAGGTCTGTGGGGTCAACACCGAGGTCGGTCATGCCGGGGACTGCGCTATTGTGAGATGAAATGGAACCATAGCCAATTAGGAAGCAATCTTACAAAAAGGAGGAACAACTGGTTGTGTTGAATGTCTGTATAATACGTCTCCTTAGtcagtgttagatattattaacatttaaattctttaatttcatttattaacattttaattctttatattaaccatgccgaaatgttttgtagatgtgaggtagtgttgaactcagtataatttgaccttaaactaagctggaacatattgtttagtctaaaaaattccttctcagcgtcctgtgcgaaaacacatttggtctttgagaacagaatctgcttcgaacacacacccctgactttgttttcgccatcgctcatggaaaagtacccagagagtatgttttgtctacaaatgaaagagaggcggtctgtttaactataagaagccattttacatgcggaagagacacattcggcactctgaaattccacctgttatgtgatgtttggagcctgtcacgatgtccagagatctctgttagattaaatcatttttgcaaaggtgttttttcttacattaaatctgtcttcaaattttggaacacgcaaaatggacataataattttattcctcttcatcaGCCACTTCATTAAATGAGAAGAATTTGCAACCACAATCTAGTTCCATATAAATTAACACTCTTTTTATTTCTCATCCATTTAATTTTAGCTACAATTTTAGCTATAGCAGCGAGGAAAATTTACAATTCTGCCATGTTTGtgacccaataaaaaaaaactcgtcGTTGCCCAATATCAACACTGGGGGTCGCTGTTTTTCTGTTGAAAGTTGGTTCTATTTCATTTATTCTATTctgtctatttattttttaaggtagGTAAGGAGCCCAATTAGACAGTTGTTACAACTACTAATAAATGTAAATCCTCATGAGAACTCACCT is a window from the Vanacampus margaritifer isolate UIUO_Vmar chromosome 19, RoL_Vmar_1.0, whole genome shotgun sequence genome containing:
- the srsf5b gene encoding serine and arginine rich splicing factor 5b, translated to MSGSRIFIGRLSPSAREKDVERFFKGYGRIRDIDLKRGFGFVEFEDPRDAEDAVYDLDGKELCNERVTIEHARVRLRAGRGGRGGGGGGGGSSGGGGGGGGGGGGRFPDRYGRGAQNNRSRNPPPMRTENRLIVENLSSRVSWQDLKDFMRQAGEVTFADAHRPKLNEGVVEFASYSDLKNAVEKLSGKEINGRKIKLIEASQKRSRSRSRSRSSSRSRSCSRSRSRDRSSSGSHRRSGSPRRPGSPGRPGSPRRSGSPRRSGSPRRSGSPGRPGSPRRSGSPRRSGSPRRSGSPRRSGSPGRSGSPRRSGSPRRSGSPRRSGSPRRSGSPRRSRSPRRSRSPGRSGSPRRSRSPRRSGSPGRSRSPRRSGSPAKTRSRSCSRSPTGNATLPNSKSADPNKRSISASPPPRPPHEEGPGSRSQSRSRSRSPSTESQR